From the Coffea eugenioides isolate CCC68of chromosome 1, Ceug_1.0, whole genome shotgun sequence genome, the window TTGATGGCATTACTCCTTCAAGTTGGATCTCATAATTCAGAAAATTTAATCTCCTGTCACAGCATGATCCATTCAAGTTGCTGAAAACAAAAATAGAAGCAACAAATTATTGCTCCATGAACACATGAAAAATTATCTCATAAAACTTGATTCATTTTGGTGTCATTGCAGGTAACGATGCTAGGATTGAGCCACATATTGATCTTAACGTCTATATATGTCATAACCTTTTTTCTCCTTAATCTATGTAGCAAGATAAAAACACTTAGGCACAAAGTTACATCTTCTATTCCGGCTCCAAAACTCACTATCTAGATTTTACATAATTATACTTCTTGGTAACATGTCGTGGCGTTGTTAAATTGATTGCTTTAGGGATACTTCCTTGGAAAACCTACCATTAATCATCACCTTCTTCTTCCTTGCCAGCGGCCAAAGCCGCcggctctctttctctctctgaAATTGTTGCCGCTGCCATTGCTACCATGTGCAGCAGTAGCAGCGGTTGCCGCTACTACTGTCTTGATCTGCCGTGGCTTCCTTATCAAATGGCTGGCCAAAGGCCAGCCTTTGTTTAGCCAAGAGGTCGCCGATGTTGTACCGGCGACCTAGCAGCAAGGAAGGCTCAAGCGAccctttcttcttctctcccCGAAccgtatcttttttttttaaccccaTCAACTTTCCATATTTTCCTTTCTATACaaaaattaaccctaaagttAAGGAAGATTCCTGCCTTGACTCGAACTCTTTAGAGTTTTCTTCAAATGTCGAGTAAGATACTACTAGTATCGTTCTATGTAAACTCGTGGATAAGAGCATCAGTTCTTCGTAGCACAACTGATCGCCGTTTCTTCTGTTCACTGGCAATCGTAGATGGAATGGATTACGCTTGTTGATCACTGGGCTAACAACAAGAGCGTCCAAGAGGCCCTCCATGTGCGAAGGGTATGTCTAAATCGAGCACTATGGTATGTAGCATTTGAAGAATGCCGAAGCAAGCCTGAACTGATTTATGTAATCACATTGCAGGAAACTATCGGACAGTGGGTAAGCTGCAGCGATACCTTGCCATACACAGAAAATGCAGGGAGTGTTGTACCATATCATGCAAACCTTAGCACTAAAGGTTATAGATCCCTTATATACAGGTTTGGTTCCTAACTCTGAATCTTGATGCATATAGGTTAACAGCAGTGATTTTGAGTACTGAAAGTGGAGTACTTTGTGATTCAGTGGTGACGATGATCTGTTGGCCCCGCACATTGAAACTCAAGCGTGGATAAGATCTCTACATTACCCAATTATTGACGATTGGAGACAGTGGATTCATGAAGGCCAAGTTGCCGGGTTTGGTTCAAAATTGAACaatgtttcttttcttgattaCACCACCATTAGCACGAGATAAAAAGATGACTTTACCCATCTCATCTAAATTTGTTCTATTTTCCTGCTTCCAGTTACACAAGGACCTACGCAAATAAGATGACATTTGCAACAGTGAAGGCAAGAAATTCCTGTTTCTGTTGCTTCAGTGCAAGATTTGTTCACATGGTAACAACTATCAACAAGGTTAGAACATTCTTGGGACTAACTAGcagccctttttctttttctttttttgggtgaaGGGAGGAGGCCATGTTGCTTATGAGTTCAAGCCTGCCGAATGCAGAATTATGCTTGAGAGATGGATATTGCATCAGCCTCTCTAATCAGTTGGCATATGGATATGAGCATCTTTGATCACTTCTGAGCATCAAATGTTCCACTCTTAAATATAAATTATTGTAACTTTGGGTCATGAGACGCTTCTAGTCCAAGTCTCCAATGGATTGCCTTCTTATCGAATAGTGAATAAAATGTAGTAGTTAAAATGGGAATCACGTTACTTACGCCTCCAAAACCtgagaaatttctaattttgtgatgaaattaaaaaaaattctacaaaaggggtgattttttcattaaattccgtCCGGGGGTCTTCGCATTTCACGAATGCGAGGTTAGAAAAGAGCTCGCATTccgcgaatgcgagctcaataagttgagctcgcattccgcgaatgcgagctccgcgaatgcgagctcctctttatttttttttccttttttttttaaatttttgagaGCTAGGGAATTTTTTGCAGAAAGCTCGTaaatgttatttttaaaaatgttgcaaatatttaaaattttgcaaatagctcgcatttgttaaatgtgacctccaaaaatt encodes:
- the LOC113759467 gene encoding putative serine carboxypeptidase-like 52, with product MEWITLVDHWANNKSVQEALHVRRETIGQWVSCSDTLPYTENAGSVVPYHANLSTKGYRSLIYSGDDDLLAPHIETQAWIRSLHYPIIDDWRQWIHEGQVAGYTRTYANKMTFATVKGGGHVAYEFKPAECRIMLERWILHQPL